The sequence below is a genomic window from Deltaproteobacteria bacterium.
GGTCCCCGTCGATCCGGTACACCGCCGCGTCGTCCGATGACTCGTAGCCCACGAGCAGGGAGTCGTCGACCTGAACGGGAAGATTGCGAAGCATGTCCGACAGGACCGTCGGAGATATCTTCGCCGCTCAACCGCAGGTTCTGGATAGCCCGGTCAGGGTATTCTTTTTCAAGAGGGACCGAAACACCTGCACGCCTCCTTTCGTCATCTCTAAGCTCTAATGTACCACACATGAGAAAGGACCCTTCCGGGGAAAAAATGAAACAGACAGAGAAGAGGCACCATATGTCTAAATGGTAAATCGGAATGCGGAGTTCGGAATGCGGAATAAACACAGTTCAGAGTTTCGAGTTTAGAGTTTCGAGTTCAAAGTCTGGGAAGGAGTAAGGAGAGAGTAGATAGCAGAGAGTGATTGTTTTACGACTTTCTCCTCCCTACTCTCGACTTGCNNNNNNNNNNNNNNNNNNNNNNNNNNNNNNNNNNNNNNNNNNNNNNNNNNNNNNNNNNNNNNNNNNNNNNNNNNNNNNNNNNNNNNNNNNNNNCGGTTTCCAGTTTGTGGTTTTCGGTTTCCGGTTTACGGTTGAACCAGAAACGAGAAACCAGANNACTCTCGGTTATTCTGTGTGTTTGTAATGCGGAATGTGGATTTCGGAATGCGGAATAAATACAGTTCAGAGTTCATAGTTTGGAGTTTCGAGTTCAAAGTCTGGGAAGGAGTAAGGAGAAAGTTGTGAAAGCAACTCATATCACCTATCTCCTATCTACTTTCGACTTTCAGGTTTTGAACCATGAACTATGAACGAGGTTGGCTCACATCGCCCTCTCCTGAAAGAGTTTCCTCATCTCCCCGGGAATTGCGTACTTCTTTTCCTCCTGGTAGTCGAACATGACCTGGACGGACTCGGCATCGGCCACCAGTTCGTCGGTGTCCCTCTTTCTTATCTCGTATTGGAAGACGAAGCTCGTGTTTCCCATCTCCTTCACCCGCAGGTATATCCTCAGGTATTCCCGGTAAAACGCGGGAGCCCGGTAATTGATCTTCACCGATGCGACGATGTAGCCGATCTTTCGAAACTCCGGGCGGCCTTTGAAAATCCATCCGCCAAAACCGGTGCGGCCCTCCTCGAGATAGGTCAGGTACACCGCGTTGTTTACATGGCCCATCATGTCCACGTCCCTGAACCGAACTTTCAGCTCGTAGTGATACGGAAAACCACTGCTCATCACTTACCCCCTGCACTTTTTCCGGGCGGAGACGCTGCCCCTGGCCGCCCGGGAGATCTCATCCATCGCCGAAGATCGCCGCGGCAAAGCTCACGGCCGACATGGTTGGCTCGTCGTACCACACATCGTAGTCGAGCACCGCGGCCCTGCTCCCTTCGAAGAGCTCGAGGAGGAGGGCAAGCGGGGAAGCACCGCACACGTTGTACCGGTCGTCAACCTTCTTGAGTTCGGAAAAGAAGCCCCCGGGGTCTCCCCCTTCAAGGTTCTCGAGAAGGATCCGGTCGTGCTCCCTGAACTCCCCTTCCATGAATTTGGCGGGGCTGTCATGGCCAAACTTCGGCCCCACGTGAGAGAGGTCGACGCCCGCCACGACGACCCACCTGTGCCCGTCATCGGCAAGCAGATCAGCCAGCCTGTCGGCGAATACCCGTATGGCAGGGACATCGGAAGGCCTCGATGCGATGTGAAGAGTCCTTTTGAAGGAGCCGCACAAAACGGGGACGGCCATGAAATCCTTGTCGGGAAACAGGTACCGCAAAAAGACCGCCTGGAACTCCGCTGAGTGCTCCATCTGGTGTGGAAAGTCCACGGGGCAGATGCCCTTTCCCATGCCCTTTTCGAGAAACCTTACCGCATCCACATCGGTCGATACCGGGCCAAGAGGCGTCTCGTAGTCCTTCTCCGTCAGGGAAAAAAAATAGTCACCCATGTTGTGGCCCGTGCACAGAAGAAGAACCCTGTCGAACTCGCAGTCCCTGATGCTCGAGTACCCGCGCGCATAGACCCTTTTTCCCACCTTCATGTCTATGTGGGGGACGACGAGCGCGCGAAGGCCTTTAACCGGCGGCGGCGAAACGTCAACAGCCGCCTGGAAGAGCTCTTCCATGAAATCCAGGAGTTCCTGGCGGCTCCCCGGATATGATTTCCCGGCAAGGTGTGCCGGGCGAACCGGCAGGGCGGCAAATTCCGCATAGACCCTCTCCCTGGCCCGCTGGTACCTTCCCGTATCCAGGAGGTAATAGGAATCGAGCTCGTCGATGAACCTTTTCACCTCCTCTTCCATGACGAGGACATTCCCGCGGACGTGCATCATGACGAGCTGAAGGTCACGGACCGTCCTCTCGCCGTCGAACATGGAAAGGAGGCGCGCATGGGACTCCGGAATGACTGCAGGCTCACTGGTAAGCCCCAGGGGGTCGCTCACGACGAATACCCGTTGCTCCCTCAGCGTTGCGGGGAATATCTGAATGTCCTGCCTCAACTTTGGAAGTACGCTCTGTCCCATCGTTCCCCGCGCGGTCTTATTTTGCTGAAAGGGCAACGGAGCAGGCGAGGCATTTCCGTTCCCCCCTGGGCAGAATTATCGAAAAGCTCTCAGATGAGAGAGCGCACCTCGAGGACCTTGAAGTAGGCAACGTACTTGAGGGCATCTGCAACCGCCTCTCCCAGCTTGGCCTTTAATCCCAGCTTCTTTCCTTCCAGCATCGCGCCCGAGTCTTCCAGGTTGGAGATGAGGAGTTTCAGCCGGGCTCCCTCGTATCCCTTCCCCGATGAAATGTAAAGATAGGAGGCGTGCGGGTTTTCGAGAAGGTTCTTATAGGTCGTTCCCTCGGTCATGCCGAAGGCGATCGTCTCCTCATCAATGATGACCGGAACGGCGTAGATCGCCATGTTGATTTCGCCCTGCGTATTGGATGTCCCGATCACTCCCGTTCCGCCCTTCTGGAAAATCTCTCTCAGGTTCATTTTGCTCTCCCCTTCCCTGCTTACTCTTGCTCAATCTGCGCGGCCAGATAGTTCTCGAGCCCGATCTGCTTGATCTGGTCGAGCTGCATTTCGAGCCAGTCCACATGTTCCTCTTCGTCTGAAAGAATAGACTCAAGGAGGACCTTCGTCCCGTTGTCACCCGCC
It includes:
- a CDS encoding YbgC/FadM family acyl-CoA thioesterase; amino-acid sequence: MSSGFPYHYELKVRFRDVDMMGHVNNAVYLTYLEEGRTGFGGWIFKGRPEFRKIGYIVASVKINYRAPAFYREYLRIYLRVKEMGNTSFVFQYEIRKRDTDELVADAESVQVMFDYQEEKKYAIPGEMRKLFQERAM
- the amrB gene encoding AmmeMemoRadiSam system protein B, which translates into the protein MGQSVLPKLRQDIQIFPATLREQRVFVVSDPLGLTSEPAVIPESHARLLSMFDGERTVRDLQLVMMHVRGNVLVMEEEVKRFIDELDSYYLLDTGRYQRARERVYAEFAALPVRPAHLAGKSYPGSRQELLDFMEELFQAAVDVSPPPVKGLRALVVPHIDMKVGKRVYARGYSSIRDCEFDRVLLLCTGHNMGDYFFSLTEKDYETPLGPVSTDVDAVRFLEKGMGKGICPVDFPHQMEHSAEFQAVFLRYLFPDKDFMAVPVLCGSFKRTLHIASRPSDVPAIRVFADRLADLLADDGHRWVVVAGVDLSHVGPKFGHDSPAKFMEGEFREHDRILLENLEGGDPGGFFSELKKVDDRYNVCGASPLALLLELFEGSRAAVLDYDVWYDEPTMSAVSFAAAIFGDG
- a CDS encoding pyridoxamine 5'-phosphate oxidase family protein — its product is MNLREIFQKGGTGVIGTSNTQGEINMAIYAVPVIIDEETIAFGMTEGTTYKNLLENPHASYLYISSGKGYEGARLKLLISNLEDSGAMLEGKKLGLKAKLGEAVADALKYVAYFKVLEVRSLI